Below is a genomic region from Trichoderma asperellum chromosome 2, complete sequence.
TGGCTCGCATTGCAATGGACGAACGGGGAATCGAACCCCGGACCTTTCCCAGGCGGGTGCGGCAACTCGGAAGTTGCGCTATGCTAAGGGAAAATTATACCACTAAACCATCCGCCCATTTGACTCGTGATGCCAAATTTGGCCGGTGGAATCACCTAAAACGGTAGGGATCGCACCGCGGATAAGATGTTCTTTGGATGGCTGAAGATGATCTCTTTAACTCGCGTAGCAGGGGATTTAAAGGGCTGGCTGGGTTTTACGCAACACACGTATGAGCTCCCTACGTGTAGTTGTCGACTTAGGTAAAAGCCTATAGATTAGCGAGAGTATATCCATATAACGTATCAAAGCTGTCTCGTCTATATAACTGAATGCTAGGCGtatgcccttttcttttggcgcATGTCATGTCGTGCGTTCTTGGCCTGGCAGGCTACCCTAGATGCGTCAAGGAATTATCTTTGTTTTCACTATTATGCATAATCGGATCACGGCGGATGTAAAATTACGTGTTTCTATGGGCATGtgtttaaatattaatgctGCATGTTAATTTTATTTGCTCACGGCAGATGGCCATCTATGTGTAGATTTGAGTTGTACTGGTATATCATTTACTGCCCCCTTGAGTGAGGTGGGTTGAATATCGTATCGAGAAAAGACGCGCTCAAGACGCGCCGATCGTCatttaaaaagcaaagaattAGGGCTTTGTCGAAAATCAACCGCCTCTTGGCCCTTCAACTGCGTAAAACTACAAGTCAAATACGCAGCGCTATGGTCTATTACCACGGTGCCTCAGCGAGCCAAGTTTTCCATGTCATGGGCGGAAGAGCAGTAAGCCGTGCTCAAccagtttatttttaactcagcagcagcggttGTACGCTTCCCAGCAGCGCGCACAGATTGCACGATGCACACTATGGCGGAATGGTGTTTTAGGCAACACAATGCTGGGTGGCGAAGTGATACAGCGCAAGGAGGCCACTCTCGCGTAGGTCCAACATGCACGCAATATCGCGTCGTTCATGTGAATGATCCCGCATTAAGCAAATCTTACTTGAGGACGACTGCCAAGACTGCTCATAGTAAATGTCTATTCCACGCTTGAGGCTGGTCCAGCGCCAGATGAACAGGCCTCAGGGCCGGATGCTGGGCATCATCCGAACAGTCGTGTTCCAGGCAATGCTTTGcacgcttttctctctcttggcgGCGTCTCCTGGTGGTTTCACAGCTTAGCTCTTTCTGTTTCATGAAACGTCCCCTCTTTCTCGTGCTTGGCCCTTGAAGCATAGTGATTGGGTGGCCGGTGTCGTATCCCTGCTCTCTTTGTTGGTGCCCTGCGCCAGCGAAAGGGAGCCAATCTTTAGCCGCGGTTTTTAAGTTATCTGGGCGCTGATCGTGGATAGAGGCTTTGGTTCGCCAGGGGGCAACCGAAGCTTGGGTGCACTACTCGGTATAGCGTCGCCCAATCAAGTTTGGGAATTCTGAAGGCGGGATTCTAGCTCGTGGGACCCCTTGGAGAGCATGTCATGATTCACGATCCTATGCGTGGTGGGATATTGAGGGAGCTGTATAAAAGGGACTTGATCTGTCCCTGGTGGCGAGTGTGAATGCAGGGCATTGTTCGTTACCACGTTCAACTATAcattcatttcttttcttgcgcTGGATCGCGCTCTCTATTGTTTGCGCACGCTATTCACTTCATTTACTGTtcaattttttcttgctcAACGTGGttgttttattttccaaGTTGAACAGCTCTTCTGTATAAAGGACCTGGTGTTCTTTGTTGCAATTTCTCTCGTCTCTCcctatatatatctatatccCTGCAAACGAAATATTTGCACAACTCCAAGCTACATCATAGACTTCTTCGCATCGACATTCTTCATAACCATTCACGATGCACTTCTCAACTGCCGCCTCGCTCGTCCTGAGCCTCGCCGCCATCGCGGCGGCCCAGCTTCCTGCTGTCCCCATCATCAAGCAAATCGCTCCCGGAGCCGAAAACTGCGCCGACACTACCGAATGCCGCACTGCTGAGCAGGCGGCCCCCTTCATTGCCAAGAGCATGTCCGACTACAAGATCTACAACGTGGCCGAGATGGCTGCCATCATCTCCCTCATGGCCTTTGAGTCCGTCGACTTCAAGTTCAAGCACAACGTCTCTCCTGGCCGCCCTGGCCAAGGCACTGCCAACATGCAGATGGCCAACTTCAACCTGCTCTACGCCCAGAGCATCGACAGTGTCAAAAGCAAAGTTTCTAAATTTACCACCACCGATGGGTTGAGCCCCGATGATCTGAATCACATCCTGTCCTTGGTTCAGCCCGATGAGTTCAACTTTGCCAGTGGCGCCTGGTTTTACTCTACGCACTGCGATGCCTCAGTTAAAGCCGCCTTAAAGGCGAACCCCGATGACGGATTCAAGAAGTATATTACAGCCTGTGTCGGCACGTCGGTCACAGATGAGCGGTTGGCATACTTCACAAGGGCAAAGAAGGCCTTTGGACTGAAATAAATGCAACATGCAAGAAGGCTGCTATTACCAGCGCCGAACCGTCAGCGTTTTATTTTGTTGGAGCTTGTAttagtattaagtttttatatatagagagtATAGACCTTGTcaataaaagaaaactttgtccttttccattttttccCTGTTTAAATCTGCTTCTATTCATTAGATATACGAAGCCAATGAATGTGGTTGACCCCAGAATGCTACGGACCAGCAGTTAAAGAACGATAGCATCAACTGGGTTTAGACTGTGCATAAACGAGCATCTAACAGATTACGCTGGCTCGTATTGACAGGGACTTAATCCTTTGACTCACCTACGGCAGCACGTAATGCCGAAAATGACGTGCGCCTGCACTTCTGTCTATGGTGGAACATGAATTATCATATACATAAGCGGgcccaagaagaaagagctcCCAAAAGATCTCCCTTAAACGGCTCATCGTCGCGATCTTCAACAAGACAATCAGTGCGATGCTCAGTTAGAGAGCGCGTGCTGTTGGACGGAATTTAAAAAATGGAGCTAAATATTAGCATTCAACTTCTCTACTCGCTTACCTTGGTAACTTCGCTTGCGTTCATTGTTTTTGGCTTCCATCGATTATGGGCTCTGCGTTATGAGTTAGTGAAGGTAGAGCCGAATTGGCTCGGTGTTATTAAACCCGTACGCATCCTCTCCACGCGACGCGTTTCCAAGTGATAAATCGCCGCTGACTCTATCGTGCAAATTAATAGTTTGTAGCTTCGGCGCttccattgctgctgctcaacgaTTTGGTGTACGATTTGATAGATGGAAATATAGAATGGCTGAGAATCGCGTCATGTAGTGCATCTTTGA
It encodes:
- a CDS encoding uncharacterized protein (EggNog:ENOG41~SECRETED:SignalP(1-19)), with the translated sequence MHFSTAASLVLSLAAIAAAQLPAVPIIKQIAPGAENCADTTECRTAEQAAPFIAKSMSDYKIYNVAEMAAIISLMAFESVDFKFKHNVSPGRPGQGTANMQMANFNLLYAQSIDSVKSKVSKFTTTDGLSPDDLNHILSLVQPDEFNFASGAWFYSTHCDASVKAALKANPDDGFKKYITACVGTSVTDERLAYFTRAKKAFGLK